One stretch of Streptomyces peucetius DNA includes these proteins:
- a CDS encoding metal-dependent transcriptional regulator has translation MSGLIDTTEMYLRTILELEEEGVVPMRARIAERLDQSGPTVSQTVARMERDGLVTVAGDRHLELTGEGRRLATRVMRKHRLAECLLVDVIGLEWEQVHAEACRWEHVMSEAVERRVLELLRHPTESPYGNPIPGLEELGEKAEADPFLDDSMVSLAELDPGVDGKTVVVRRIGEPIQTDAQLMYTLRRAGVQPGSVVSVTESAGGVLVGSSGEAAELEAEVASHVFVAKG, from the coding sequence ATGTCCGGACTGATCGACACGACGGAGATGTATCTCCGCACCATCCTTGAGCTCGAGGAGGAGGGTGTGGTTCCCATGCGGGCCCGGATCGCGGAGCGGCTCGACCAGAGCGGTCCGACGGTCAGCCAGACCGTGGCGCGCATGGAGCGCGACGGACTGGTGACGGTGGCCGGCGACCGGCATCTGGAGCTGACGGGCGAAGGCCGCCGGCTGGCCACGCGCGTGATGCGCAAGCACCGGCTCGCCGAGTGCCTGCTGGTCGACGTCATCGGCCTGGAGTGGGAGCAGGTCCACGCGGAGGCGTGCCGCTGGGAGCATGTGATGAGTGAGGCGGTGGAGCGCCGGGTGCTGGAGCTGTTGCGGCACCCGACGGAGTCGCCGTACGGGAACCCGATCCCGGGTCTCGAGGAGCTCGGCGAGAAGGCCGAGGCCGATCCGTTCCTGGACGACAGCATGGTCTCGCTGGCCGAGCTGGACCCGGGGGTGGACGGCAAGACGGTGGTCGTGCGGCGGATCGGTGAGCCGATCCAGACCGACGCGCAGCTGATGTACACGCTGCGGCGGGCGGGCGTGCAGCCCGGTTCCGTGGTGAGCGTGACGGAGTCCGCGGGTGGGGTGCTCGTGGGCAGCAGCGGTGAGGCGGCGGAGCTGGAGGCGGAAGTGGCGTCCCACGTCTTCGTCGCCAAGGGCTGA
- a CDS encoding SIS domain-containing protein, with product MSESKLAGQFFDAAIGLLQRVRDEESPNIAAAGTAVADTVAAGGRLFAFGAGHSSLPAQDVVYRAGGLALMNLLAVPGVVGVDVMPATLGSALERVDGLAGAVLDSSPARAGDLLVIISLSGRNALPVEMAMNARALGLTVIGVTSVAYAEETRSRHASGTFLKDHCDIVLDSHIAVGDAELTHPGIEAPFAPASTVVTSALMQATMAAAAERLAERGIEPPLLRSGNVDGGHEWNGRVMDEYGDRIFFRH from the coding sequence ATGAGCGAGAGCAAGCTGGCCGGTCAGTTCTTCGACGCCGCGATCGGTCTGCTGCAGCGCGTACGGGACGAGGAGTCCCCGAACATCGCGGCCGCCGGGACCGCCGTCGCCGACACCGTCGCCGCGGGCGGCCGGCTCTTCGCGTTCGGCGCCGGACACTCCTCGCTCCCCGCGCAGGACGTCGTCTACCGGGCCGGTGGTCTCGCCCTGATGAACCTGCTCGCCGTGCCCGGCGTCGTCGGCGTCGACGTCATGCCGGCCACGCTCGGATCCGCGCTGGAGCGCGTGGACGGCCTCGCCGGCGCGGTACTGGACTCCAGCCCGGCACGGGCCGGCGACCTGCTCGTGATCATCTCCCTCTCGGGACGTAACGCGCTGCCTGTGGAGATGGCCATGAACGCCCGCGCCCTCGGCCTCACGGTGATCGGCGTCACATCGGTCGCGTACGCGGAGGAGACCAGGTCCCGGCACGCCTCCGGGACCTTCCTCAAGGACCACTGCGACATCGTGCTCGACTCCCACATCGCGGTCGGCGACGCCGAACTGACGCACCCGGGCATCGAGGCGCCGTTCGCCCCGGCCTCCACGGTCGTGACCAGCGCGCTGATGCAGGCGACGATGGCGGCCGCGGCCGAGCGGCTGGCGGAACGCGGGATCGAACCGCCGTTGCTGCGCTCGGGCAACGTGGACGGCGGGCACGAATGGAACGGCCGCGTGATGGACGAGTACGGCGACCGGATCTTCTTCCGCCATTGA
- a CDS encoding PAS domain-containing protein, translating to MSASRSETTDAPGAGGPEPEPEGAHLLAALLDGMDAALCAFDARGTVTHWNREAERILGWSAREAVGRRGFAGWAVRSADAGEVQGRLMAAMDTPGRQVHEFALLRKDGGRVLVRTQSARVLGADGRPAGVYCAFSEVHAQIDLERSIALSEALFEDASWGVVLVDVDLRPAVVNGEAARALGAGRSSVLGRPLGELLAQGVEELEGALHHVLAEGPPRGLADLWVVVAGAGGQEQRRCWRSGFLRLASPLAEEPVPLGVGWLFHDVTDTKLAEQEANRLRFRAGQLHRAGRAAAECEDPLEAATVYLDFALAGFADHVLLDVAEDDGERLVRAAASPVGEPGPSAGVEGGGLPVRYAPGHPAFQAVERVGSVRASAGAEGAAGDWAERRQWPRDAAHALCTVLRSRGRTVGVLTFLRGAARPAFERPDAVHAESVAALTASALDLAQH from the coding sequence ATGAGTGCTTCCAGGAGTGAGACGACCGACGCGCCCGGCGCCGGCGGGCCCGAGCCGGAGCCGGAGGGGGCGCATCTGCTCGCGGCGCTGCTCGACGGGATGGACGCGGCGCTGTGCGCCTTCGACGCCCGCGGGACCGTGACGCACTGGAACCGCGAGGCGGAGCGAATCCTCGGCTGGTCGGCGCGCGAGGCCGTCGGACGGCGGGGCTTCGCCGGCTGGGCCGTGCGCAGCGCCGACGCCGGCGAGGTCCAGGGGCGGCTGATGGCCGCGATGGACACCCCGGGGCGCCAGGTGCACGAGTTCGCGCTGCTGCGGAAGGACGGCGGGCGGGTGCTCGTACGGACCCAGTCGGCGCGGGTGCTCGGAGCGGACGGCAGGCCCGCCGGGGTGTACTGCGCGTTCAGCGAGGTGCACGCCCAGATCGACCTGGAGCGGTCCATCGCGCTCAGCGAGGCGCTGTTCGAGGACGCGTCGTGGGGTGTCGTACTGGTCGACGTGGACCTGCGGCCCGCCGTCGTCAACGGCGAGGCGGCCCGTGCGCTCGGGGCGGGCCGTTCCTCCGTGCTGGGCCGTCCGCTCGGCGAACTGCTGGCCCAGGGCGTGGAGGAACTGGAGGGCGCGCTGCACCATGTGCTGGCGGAAGGCCCCCCGCGGGGCCTTGCGGACCTGTGGGTGGTCGTCGCCGGGGCGGGCGGGCAGGAGCAACGGCGCTGCTGGCGCAGCGGGTTCCTCCGGCTGGCCTCCCCGCTCGCGGAGGAACCGGTTCCGCTCGGGGTGGGGTGGCTGTTCCACGACGTGACGGACACCAAGCTGGCGGAGCAGGAGGCGAACCGGCTCCGGTTCCGGGCCGGTCAACTGCACCGGGCGGGGCGCGCGGCCGCCGAGTGCGAGGACCCGCTGGAGGCGGCGACCGTCTACCTCGACTTCGCCCTGGCCGGCTTCGCCGACCATGTGCTGCTCGACGTGGCCGAGGACGACGGCGAGCGCCTGGTGCGGGCCGCCGCGTCGCCCGTCGGCGAGCCGGGCCCCAGCGCGGGCGTCGAGGGCGGCGGCCTGCCGGTGCGTTACGCGCCCGGGCACCCGGCGTTCCAGGCGGTGGAGCGGGTCGGCTCCGTGCGGGCGAGCGCGGGGGCGGAGGGGGCGGCCGGCGACTGGGCGGAGCGCCGCCAGTGGCCGCGGGACGCGGCGCACGCCCTGTGCACGGTCCTGCGCAGCCGCGGCCGCACCGTCGGAGTCCTCACCTTCCTCCGCGGCGCGGCGCGCCCGGCGTTCGAACGCCCGGACGCGGTCCATGCGGAGAGCGTCGCGGCGCTCACGGCGTCGGCGCTGGACCTGGCGCAGCACTGA
- a CDS encoding ABC transporter permease encodes MKNAHALRVLAAETLKQHRRLFGQPLVVFSMLVWPVLQLATTYYTLRPVATSSAAPANWPLAADPDRLLAFLATGTLAYAFFFSLVQSAWHFSFERATGTLELLFLSPAGRLTLMIANGAGALLQNAWLLTCFTVAALTGFGTLAVSAWWMYGVVFLSLLVPAVAWGAFLNSLLVFSRDSAFLYTLLDEPLWFVSAVRLPNFALPALVQIVGAVFPLTGSLVAVRGALLEGRTLTDLAPTLAALAALSALLVAAAAVILRAGEARSQRTGRLSLA; translated from the coding sequence ATGAAGAACGCCCATGCCCTGCGCGTCCTCGCCGCCGAGACTCTCAAGCAGCACCGCAGACTCTTCGGCCAGCCGCTCGTGGTCTTCTCCATGCTGGTCTGGCCCGTACTCCAACTCGCCACCACCTACTACACGCTGCGCCCCGTCGCCACCTCGTCCGCGGCCCCCGCGAACTGGCCCCTGGCCGCCGACCCCGACCGGCTGCTCGCCTTCCTGGCCACCGGCACCCTCGCCTACGCGTTCTTCTTCTCGCTCGTCCAGTCCGCCTGGCACTTCTCCTTCGAACGGGCCACCGGCACCCTCGAACTCCTCTTCCTCTCCCCGGCGGGCCGCCTCACCCTCATGATCGCCAACGGCGCCGGGGCACTCCTCCAGAATGCCTGGCTGCTGACCTGCTTCACGGTCGCCGCCCTCACCGGCTTCGGCACCCTTGCCGTCTCCGCCTGGTGGATGTACGGGGTGGTCTTCCTGTCGCTGCTGGTCCCCGCGGTCGCCTGGGGAGCGTTCCTCAACAGCCTGCTGGTCTTCTCCCGGGACTCGGCGTTCCTCTACACGCTCCTGGACGAGCCCCTCTGGTTCGTCTCTGCCGTGCGGCTGCCGAACTTCGCGCTGCCGGCCCTCGTCCAGATCGTCGGCGCGGTCTTCCCCCTGACCGGCAGCCTCGTCGCGGTACGCGGCGCGCTCCTGGAGGGCCGCACCCTCACCGACCTGGCCCCGACACTGGCGGCCCTGGCCGCCCTGAGCGCGCTGCTCGTGGCCGCGGCGGCGGTGATCCTCCGGGCGGGCGAGGCCCGGTCGCAACGCACCGGCAGGCTGAGCCTGGCCTGA
- a CDS encoding ABC transporter ATP-binding protein — MQGIAVRALRKEFPVRDKGIFGPRTTKTAVDGLDLDIPPGRITGLLGLNGAGKTTTIKTVATLLRPTSGSVTVDGLGTVTDARAVRRRINLIAGGERMVYTRMTGRENLWYFGQLYDVPKARLRARTDELLALVGLTDAADTMVERYSRGMAQRLAIARGLINEPAYLLLDEPTLGLDAPIARDLRRVVADLAAAGTGVLLTSHYLAEVEELCGHVYVISAGRHLAEGSPAQLKAATGSHRTVRITVTNPGEATDAAVAPFGATTRLLADGSQLVTLRHPDDIAGPLAAAIVGAGGSIGGLEIAEASLEDAILTLADTPQAAPA; from the coding sequence ATGCAGGGCATCGCCGTACGCGCACTGCGCAAGGAATTCCCCGTACGCGACAAGGGCATCTTCGGCCCCCGCACCACCAAGACCGCCGTCGACGGTCTCGACCTCGACATCCCGCCCGGGCGCATCACCGGGCTGCTCGGGCTCAACGGAGCCGGCAAGACCACCACCATCAAGACCGTCGCCACGCTGCTGCGGCCCACCTCGGGCAGCGTCACCGTCGACGGGCTCGGCACCGTCACCGACGCCCGCGCCGTACGCCGGCGCATCAACCTCATCGCCGGTGGCGAACGCATGGTCTACACCCGCATGACCGGCCGCGAGAACCTCTGGTACTTCGGCCAGCTCTACGACGTCCCCAAAGCCCGCCTGCGCGCCCGCACCGACGAACTCCTCGCCCTCGTCGGCCTCACCGACGCGGCCGACACCATGGTCGAACGCTACTCACGCGGCATGGCGCAACGCCTCGCCATCGCCCGCGGCCTGATCAACGAACCGGCCTACCTGCTCCTCGACGAGCCCACACTCGGCCTCGACGCCCCCATCGCACGCGACCTGCGCCGGGTCGTCGCCGACCTCGCCGCCGCCGGGACCGGGGTGCTACTCACCTCCCACTATCTGGCCGAGGTCGAAGAACTGTGCGGACACGTCTACGTCATCTCCGCGGGCCGCCACCTCGCCGAGGGCAGCCCCGCACAGCTCAAGGCCGCGACCGGCAGCCACCGCACCGTACGCATCACCGTCACCAACCCCGGCGAGGCCACCGACGCCGCCGTCGCACCCTTCGGCGCGACCACCCGGCTCCTGGCCGACGGATCCCAACTGGTCACCCTGCGCCACCCGGACGACATCGCCGGCCCCCTGGCGGCCGCCATCGTCGGGGCGGGCGGCTCCATCGGCGGACTCGAGATCGCGGAAGCCAGCCTGGAGGACGCCATCCTCACCCTCGCCGACACCCCGCAGGCGGCGCCGGCATGA
- a CDS encoding ABC transporter permease: MPTARATAWRTWQTTRRAYPWTYAVGTVLPAALTISLAYLGFHAIGGGGVGEDFSSGSGTTAYLAYIAVGATAFQFTVRLILWSAKALITEQRQGTLAALLVAPAGRLPYLLGFTAFAVLSSLVEFLTLGVVVAALGISVPVASPLGALAGATALVCAVFSLCVGLGGLMIAAGEAHISQNTVFVVLGLLGGFTFPRDYLPAPAQWLAEALPTTAAMDVLHGSLTGGQTLAELVPRLATGAALTVGYLLLGLKYLPRAETRAVERTY, from the coding sequence GTGCCCACAGCCCGGGCAACCGCATGGCGAACCTGGCAGACGACCAGACGCGCCTACCCATGGACCTACGCCGTCGGCACGGTGCTTCCGGCCGCACTCACGATCTCGCTCGCGTACCTCGGCTTCCACGCCATCGGCGGCGGCGGCGTCGGCGAGGACTTCAGCAGCGGCAGCGGCACCACCGCCTACCTCGCCTACATCGCGGTCGGCGCGACGGCCTTCCAGTTCACCGTCCGCCTCATCCTCTGGTCGGCCAAGGCGCTGATCACCGAACAGCGCCAGGGGACGCTCGCCGCGCTCCTCGTCGCACCCGCCGGGCGCCTGCCCTACCTGCTCGGGTTCACCGCCTTCGCCGTCCTCAGCAGCCTCGTCGAATTCCTCACCCTCGGCGTCGTCGTCGCCGCCCTCGGCATCTCGGTCCCCGTCGCCTCACCCCTCGGCGCACTCGCCGGAGCGACCGCCCTCGTCTGCGCGGTCTTCTCCCTCTGCGTCGGACTCGGCGGACTGATGATCGCCGCCGGCGAGGCCCACATCTCGCAGAACACCGTCTTCGTCGTGCTGGGCCTCCTCGGCGGCTTCACCTTCCCCCGCGACTACCTGCCCGCCCCCGCCCAATGGCTCGCCGAAGCCCTCCCCACCACCGCCGCCATGGACGTGCTGCACGGCTCCCTCACCGGCGGACAGACCCTCGCCGAACTCGTCCCCCGTCTCGCGACCGGCGCCGCGCTCACCGTCGGGTATCTGCTCCTCGGCCTGAAGTACCTGCCCCGCGCCGAGACCCGGGCCGTCGAAAGGACCTACTGA
- a CDS encoding winged helix-turn-helix transcriptional regulator, whose product MARAVPERDAACAIAQAAAVVGDWWSLLLVRETARGRHRFDELQHELGISRKVLTERLAHLVDSGVLEKVPYQQGPVRHEYRLTAAGRALLPVLVSMQDWADRWLLGDGTLTASADEDSAETRRTHALPGTRLPRLTLPAHTGTELDPVDRDRAATVLFCYPATGRPAPLPDGWAGIPGTVGCTLENRLFRDAYGDFTAAGVAVRGVSTQRPDEQREFAKAEDIPFPLLSDMDARLSAALRLPTFRAGQALRLKRAVLVLDRERTVRHVQFPVTDIPEAVRSALRVARGLREP is encoded by the coding sequence ATGGCCAGAGCAGTACCGGAACGGGACGCCGCCTGTGCCATCGCCCAGGCCGCGGCCGTCGTCGGCGACTGGTGGAGCCTGCTCCTCGTACGCGAGACGGCCCGCGGCCGGCACCGCTTCGACGAGCTCCAGCACGAACTCGGCATCTCCCGCAAGGTGCTCACCGAGCGGCTGGCGCACCTGGTCGACAGCGGCGTCCTGGAGAAGGTCCCGTACCAGCAGGGGCCGGTGCGTCACGAGTACCGGCTCACCGCCGCCGGCCGGGCGCTGCTCCCGGTGCTGGTGTCGATGCAGGACTGGGCCGACCGGTGGCTGCTGGGCGACGGCACGTTGACGGCGTCGGCGGACGAGGACAGCGCGGAGACCCGCCGGACCCACGCACTGCCGGGCACCCGGCTGCCGCGGTTGACGCTGCCCGCGCACACCGGGACCGAGCTGGACCCGGTCGACCGCGACCGGGCGGCCACCGTGCTGTTCTGCTACCCGGCCACGGGCCGGCCCGCCCCGCTGCCCGACGGCTGGGCCGGCATTCCCGGCACGGTCGGCTGCACCCTGGAGAACCGGCTCTTCCGCGACGCGTACGGCGACTTCACCGCGGCGGGCGTCGCCGTGCGCGGCGTGAGCACCCAGCGCCCCGACGAGCAGCGCGAGTTCGCGAAGGCCGAGGACATCCCGTTCCCGCTGCTGTCCGACATGGACGCGCGGCTGTCCGCCGCACTGCGCCTGCCGACCTTCCGGGCCGGACAGGCGCTGCGTCTCAAGCGTGCGGTTCTGGTCCTCGACCGGGAGCGCACGGTACGGCATGTGCAGTTCCCGGTGACCGACATCCCGGAGGCCGTCCGGTCCGCCCTCCGCGTGGCCCGGGGGCTCCGGGAGCCGTAG
- the pdxH gene encoding pyridoxamine 5'-phosphate oxidase codes for MREQYRSTPLDESALAAGPMEQFAQWFAEAAAAALLEPNAMIVSTATPDGRPSSRTVLLKQYDARGFVFFTNYESRKGREIDANPYVSLLFPWHPLERQIIVTGTASRISREETAAYFRTRPYGSQLGAWASDQSTVIASRAELLRRYEELNDRYQEGGQIPAPTHWGGIRVVPDTVEFWQGHENRLHDRLRYVRTDAGWRVERLAP; via the coding sequence ATGCGCGAGCAGTACCGCTCGACCCCGCTCGACGAGAGCGCCCTCGCCGCGGGCCCCATGGAACAGTTCGCCCAGTGGTTCGCCGAGGCCGCCGCGGCCGCCCTGCTGGAGCCCAACGCGATGATCGTCTCGACGGCCACGCCCGACGGCCGGCCGTCCTCGCGGACCGTGCTGTTGAAGCAGTACGACGCCCGCGGCTTCGTCTTCTTCACCAACTACGAGTCCCGCAAGGGCCGCGAGATCGACGCCAACCCGTATGTCTCGCTGCTCTTCCCGTGGCACCCGCTCGAGCGCCAGATCATCGTCACCGGCACGGCGTCCCGCATCAGCCGCGAGGAGACCGCCGCGTACTTCCGCACCCGCCCCTACGGCTCCCAGTTGGGTGCGTGGGCGAGCGACCAGTCCACGGTGATCGCCTCGCGTGCGGAACTGCTGCGGCGCTACGAGGAACTGAACGACCGCTACCAGGAAGGCGGACAGATCCCGGCCCCCACGCACTGGGGCGGCATCCGCGTCGTGCCCGACACCGTGGAGTTCTGGCAGGGGCACGAGAACCGCCTCCACGACCGCCTGCGCTACGTCCGCACGGACGCGGGCTGGCGCGTCGAACGCCTGGCGCCGTAG
- a CDS encoding citrate synthase 2, with protein MSDFVPGLEGVVAFETEIAEPDKEGGSLRYRGVDIEDLVGHVSFGNVWGLLVDGAFDPGLPPAEPFPIPVHSGDIRVDVQSALAMLAPVWGLKPLLDIDAAQARDDLARAAVMALSYVAQSARGQGLPMVPQSEIDKAESIVERFMIRWRGEPDPRHVKAVDAYWTSAAEHGMNASTFTARVIASTGADVAAALSGAVGAMSGPLHGGAPSRVLGMIEEIERTGDATAYVKRALDKGERLMGFGHRVYRAEDPRARVLRRTAKELAAPRFEVAEALEKAALEELHNRRPDRVLATNVEFWAAIMLDFAEVPAHMFTSMFTCARTAGWSAHILEQKRTGRLVRPSARYVGPGPRSPREISGFGNIVD; from the coding sequence ATGTCCGACTTCGTACCTGGACTCGAGGGAGTCGTCGCGTTCGAGACGGAGATCGCCGAACCGGACAAGGAGGGCGGCTCGCTCCGCTACCGGGGCGTCGACATCGAGGACCTGGTCGGGCACGTCTCGTTCGGAAACGTGTGGGGCCTGCTGGTCGACGGCGCGTTCGATCCGGGTCTGCCGCCCGCCGAGCCGTTCCCGATCCCGGTGCACTCCGGTGACATCCGGGTCGACGTGCAGTCGGCGCTGGCGATGCTCGCCCCCGTCTGGGGTCTCAAACCGCTCCTCGACATCGACGCCGCGCAGGCCAGGGACGACCTGGCGCGGGCGGCCGTCATGGCGCTGTCGTACGTGGCACAGAGTGCCCGCGGCCAGGGTCTGCCGATGGTGCCGCAGAGCGAGATCGACAAGGCGGAGTCCATCGTCGAGCGCTTCATGATCCGCTGGCGCGGCGAGCCCGACCCGCGGCATGTGAAGGCCGTCGACGCCTACTGGACCTCGGCCGCCGAGCACGGCATGAACGCGTCCACGTTCACGGCCCGCGTCATCGCCTCCACGGGCGCCGATGTGGCCGCCGCCCTGTCGGGCGCGGTGGGCGCGATGTCCGGACCGCTGCACGGCGGCGCGCCGTCCCGGGTCCTCGGCATGATCGAGGAGATCGAGCGCACCGGCGACGCGACGGCTTACGTGAAGCGCGCCCTGGACAAGGGTGAGCGCCTGATGGGCTTCGGCCACCGTGTGTACCGCGCGGAGGACCCGCGGGCCCGTGTGCTGCGCCGTACCGCGAAGGAACTGGCGGCGCCGCGCTTCGAGGTGGCGGAGGCGCTGGAGAAGGCGGCGCTGGAGGAGCTGCACAACCGCCGCCCGGACCGGGTGCTGGCGACGAACGTCGAGTTCTGGGCCGCGATCATGCTGGACTTCGCGGAGGTCCCGGCGCACATGTTCACGTCGATGTTCACCTGCGCCCGTACGGCCGGCTGGTCGGCGCACATCCTGGAGCAGAAGCGGACCGGCCGCCTGGTGCGTCCCTCGGCGCGTTACGTGGGCCCGGGCCCGCGCAGCCCGCGCGAGATCTCGGGCTTCGGGAACATCGTCGACTGA
- a CDS encoding FitA-like ribbon-helix-helix domain-containing protein, whose amino-acid sequence MAIVHVREVPEETLTTLKVRAARSGQSLQAYLLQLLTGEAATLTPEEAAEQALHRCPRSGHR is encoded by the coding sequence ATGGCAATCGTTCATGTACGCGAGGTGCCGGAGGAGACGCTGACCACGCTCAAGGTCAGGGCCGCTCGCTCCGGCCAGTCCCTGCAGGCGTATCTGCTCCAGCTCCTCACGGGTGAGGCGGCCACGCTCACTCCGGAGGAGGCGGCGGAGCAGGCGCTCCATCGCTGCCCGCGGTCGGGTCACCGCTGA
- a CDS encoding type II toxin-antitoxin system VapC family toxin, protein MSALVLDTSALVEFLVGSDELAERVRSRTSGRRLAAPHAVDLECASVLRGLVRGKKLPEEEAARALDLLGRMQLRRYDHVPLLPRIWELRHNMWPCDASYVALAESLGSELLTVDAKFAGAPGLRCNVSNLRTA, encoded by the coding sequence GTGAGCGCGCTCGTGCTCGACACCTCCGCCCTGGTGGAGTTCCTGGTCGGCTCGGACGAGCTTGCGGAGCGCGTCCGGTCACGCACGTCCGGTCGACGGCTGGCGGCACCGCACGCCGTCGACCTGGAGTGCGCTTCCGTGTTGCGCGGGCTCGTGCGAGGCAAGAAGCTCCCCGAGGAGGAGGCGGCACGGGCACTCGATCTCCTGGGCCGCATGCAGCTTCGCCGCTACGACCATGTCCCGTTGCTGCCACGCATCTGGGAGCTGCGCCACAACATGTGGCCCTGCGATGCTTCGTACGTTGCTCTCGCTGAATCGCTCGGCAGCGAACTGCTCACGGTGGACGCGAAATTCGCAGGCGCTCCAGGCCTGCGCTGCAACGTGTCGAACCTGCGCACCGCTTAG
- a CDS encoding TetR/AcrR family transcriptional regulator: MGVVTPPTAKAPKQDRSRATRQRLLEAAVACLAEVGWAGSTVLVVAERAGVSRGAAQHHFPTREDLFTAAVEYVAEERSQALRELPSQDRTAVVAALVDLYTGPLFRAALHLWVAASNEEQLRPRVTELEAKVGRETHRIAVRLLNADESRPGVRETVQGLLDMARGLGLANLLTDDAARRERVVAQWAALVEEGLA, encoded by the coding sequence ATGGGTGTTGTGACGCCACCGACCGCCAAGGCCCCCAAGCAGGACCGCAGCCGGGCGACCCGGCAGCGGCTGCTGGAGGCCGCGGTGGCGTGCCTGGCCGAGGTCGGCTGGGCGGGTTCCACGGTCTTGGTGGTCGCCGAGCGCGCCGGCGTCTCGCGCGGGGCGGCCCAGCACCACTTCCCGACGAGGGAGGACCTGTTCACCGCGGCGGTCGAATACGTGGCGGAGGAGCGCTCACAGGCGCTGCGGGAGCTCCCCTCGCAGGACCGTACGGCGGTCGTCGCCGCCCTCGTCGACCTCTACACCGGGCCGCTGTTCCGCGCCGCGCTGCATCTGTGGGTGGCGGCGTCCAACGAGGAGCAGCTGCGCCCGCGGGTCACCGAGCTCGAGGCGAAGGTCGGCCGCGAGACCCACCGCATCGCCGTCCGCCTGCTGAACGCGGACGAGTCGCGCCCCGGCGTCCGCGAGACCGTGCAGGGCCTGCTCGACATGGCCCGCGGTCTGGGCCTCGCGAACCTCCTCACGGACGACGCGGCCCGCCGGGAACGAGTGGTGGCGCAGTGGGCGGCACTGGTCGAGGAGGGGCTGGCCTAA
- a CDS encoding enoyl-CoA hydratase family protein, with amino-acid sequence MTVATAHDRGVTTLILDAPANRNALSSALVGELAAALTECAGDPSVRAVVLTHTGSTFSAGADLKAPPSPYAFVALLRQIVALPKPVVARVAGHVRAGGLGLVGACDIAAATTGSDFAFTEVRIGVAPAVISLPLLPRMEPRAAERHYLTGERFDAVEAARSGLLTLAADDVDAALAPVLDGLRRASPQGLAASKRLVTARVLAAFDRDAEDLVQRSASLFASSEAREGMTAFLERRDPAWVL; translated from the coding sequence ATGACCGTCGCCACCGCCCACGACCGGGGCGTCACCACCCTGATCCTCGACGCCCCGGCGAACCGCAACGCCCTCTCGTCGGCGCTCGTCGGCGAGCTCGCCGCCGCACTCACCGAGTGCGCCGGCGACCCGTCCGTACGGGCGGTGGTGCTCACCCACACCGGCTCGACGTTCAGCGCGGGCGCGGACCTGAAGGCACCGCCCAGCCCGTACGCGTTCGTCGCGCTGCTGCGGCAGATCGTGGCCCTGCCCAAGCCGGTGGTGGCGAGGGTCGCCGGGCATGTGCGGGCCGGCGGGCTCGGCCTGGTCGGGGCCTGCGACATCGCGGCGGCGACCACCGGCTCGGACTTCGCGTTCACCGAGGTCCGCATCGGGGTCGCGCCCGCCGTCATCTCGCTGCCGCTGCTGCCCCGCATGGAGCCGCGGGCAGCCGAGCGCCACTACCTCACGGGGGAGCGTTTCGATGCGGTCGAGGCAGCCCGCAGCGGGCTGCTCACCCTCGCCGCCGACGACGTCGACGCGGCCCTCGCGCCCGTCCTCGACGGGCTGCGCAGGGCCTCGCCGCAAGGGCTGGCGGCATCGAAGCGACTGGTCACCGCTAGGGTGCTGGCAGCCTTCGACCGGGACGCCGAAGACCTGGTCCAGCGCTCGGCGTCGCTGTTCGCATCGTCGGAGGCGCGCGAAGGGATGACGGCTTTCCTCGAACGACGGGACCCCGCATGGGTGTTGTGA